A region of the Candidatus Methanomethylophilaceae archaeon genome:
ACCGCGTTTTTGTAGCTATCAGTCCCAGTTTTTCTTTTAATTCAAGATTTCCAGCTATAATTTCTGATATAGCCTCGACATCGGTTTTGCAAAGGTATCTGACCATATTGATGTCTACGCTCTCAAAGCCTAGATCCATCATGAATCCTATCAGCGCTTTCGGATCTTCTGCAAAGACATCCCTATTCTTTATTGCATAGATCGTTTCGAATTTTTGTTTTCTGGTTTTTTCTGTCATTTCCTACTTATAATCTGATTCATATCGATTTATGATTCTCGTTCCGATCATTTCAATGTGATTCTGGATCTTCCCTCTGCGCTTACTGCGCTCATGCCGAATCCTATCCCAACCTTTCTGTATTTTTCCTTTAAGAGCTCTACGTAATGATTCGTATCCGAGTCTTCTTCCACATAAAAATCATATGTCACGGATGCGAGCTTTCTTTCTGTTGGAGGCCCGACAATCTCTATGGAATAATCCATTAGATACCTATCCGCATCCTTCTGTCTCTTGAAATAAGTTCCTTTTCTCACATAATAATTGTTTTTCTTCGAGTTGCAGCCCGCCGGTTTCTTCATAACGTGTGTTCTCGATGCCATTGCATCATCCATATTCAGATAGAACCGTATCGGTGCTCCCACATTATCCTGGATGTCCAATGTTATGTCGCTAAGATACCAATTGGCTCCTATCTTCATCACATTCCATGCGTGGTAGACGTTATCCGATTTTTTCCTTCCGAATATCACGGAAGTATCGACTCCATACGCGTTGAGCAAAAATGCCGCTGCTTTAGCGATTCCTTCGCATACTCCCCTTTTATAGAGCAATGGTCCGATGATCGAATGCGATGAATCGTCGTCAGTTCCATCGTATTTTACATATGATGCGAATAAATCATGAACAGCCAGTTCGATCGCATATGCGTCCGATTTATTTGCCACATATTTCGCGTGAATGTCTTTGGCAGCTTTGATGAGGGCTTCTTTGTGCTTCTCTCTTTCTTTGGCAAAGCGATTAGGTATAAATCTCAGTGTCGTGGTTCCATTGCCCATCATGATTTCGCATCCGTTCTTCAGCCAAAATATCTGAGGGTTGTCATTCAGGACGCTCTCTATAAGCTCCATCGACTCGTCAACTGTCATTGACTCAGCGAATGTGACGGATTCTTCCGACAATACCATCGCCTTCCGGATCCTTTCGTACATGCGTTTTTTCCGGTCGGCCAAAGTGTTGTAATGGTAATGAGACCGCGTACCAGGTTTCGGCTCATTTGCATTGGGCATGAATCTGGATATCCATGCTGACCTTAAAGCCATTCAGCATCTTCCAGCAAATCTATTAAAGCCCTATTGATTCACTGTTTTATGCCCGCTTTATCCGTCGGAGAGAGGATTCCATTGTCAATGGGCGGTTCCGTCGAGGTTCTGGGCTCTCCCTTGGGCAGCGGCGGGCAAGGCGAAATCTATCCTGTTATGCATAAAGGCAGGACCTGCGCTCTGAAATGGTACACATCCTCAAAAATCAGGTCTAATATAGGTTTCCGCGAGAATCTCAGAAAGAATGTTAACGACGGCGCCCCCAGCCCGAAATTCGTCTGGCCTCTGGATATCACCGAAACCTTCCGCGATGGCTATGGCTATGTAATGCCTTTGCTACCTGCAGATCATGAGGTTTTCAGCGACATATTGAGGACTTATAAAGTCACCAAATCTGATCCGCCAAGAAAGTTGCCTGTCAGATTCTCCGGCTTCACTGCTTTGGCCAACGCTGCCCTGCAGATCGTGGAATCCTTTTTGGCATTGCACAGAGCAGGAAAATCATACCAAGATCTGAACGACGGCGGGATTGCTGTCGATACCTCTTCCGGCGACGTTCTCATCTGCGATTGCGACAATATAGCCGCTGACGGCTGCAACTTCGGGATTGCCGGCAAGCAGGGGTATATGGCTCCCGAGATAGTGCTGGGTGTCTCCCGCCCCAACGTCTATTCGGATAGATTCTCGATGGCTATCATTCTGTTCAAATTGCTCTTCAGGGATGATCCGTTCTGCGGGTCCAAAGTTCTTGGGTGCTGCAATCTCACCGATTACAATTACAGAAAATACTACGGCGAGAACCCTGTCTTCATCTTCGATCCTAAAGACCGCTCCAACCGTCCCGACGAGACGATGAACGCGAATTCGATAAAGATGTGGGGCCATTATCCGCTATACATCAGGGACCTATTCATCAGGGCATTCTGCGATGGCCTGAGGGACCTTCCAGCCAGGCCCATCGAAACGGATTGGATATCCGCTTTGTCCAGGCTCAGATCGGAATCGTTCCGGTGCCGCTGCGGCATGACCTCTTTCGCAGGGGATGCCGCCGAAAAATATGGCGCGTTCGTCTGCCCCAGATGCGGGTCGGAATACCCCGTGCTCAAAATCGGAGATACGCGCATCGTTCTCACAGAAGGGACAGAGATATTCTCGTTCCAGATCGATCCTGAATCGGAAGAGTTGCATGAGGTCTCGGCCAGAGTCGTCGAGAACAGGAATTCGCCGGGCCTCTTCGGATTCAAGAATTTGAGCGGAACCAGATGGACGGCCGTTTACAGCGATGCGTCCAAAACAATTGAGCCCGGCGGAGGCGCCCCGCTCCGCGCCGGTATGAGAATAGAATTCGGACATGGGGTCGAAGGCAAAGTGTTGAGGAGGAATGATGATGGGTGAGGAACTGTTCGATCCGCTGGATGCGGAACCGATCGCAAGGAAAAGACTTGTTCTGTTTTATCTGGTGGATGTTTCGGGCTCGATGCGCGGGGAGAAGATAGGTATTGTAAATCAGGTGATGGAAGAGGTTATCCCGGAACTCAGAAACATAGGCGGCGCCGATTCTGACATTCATCTCGCGGTCATCACTTTCGGCGAGGGATGCCAATGGATGTATTCGGAACCAGTGTCCGTGGAGACCTTCCGCTGGGAGAGGCTATCCGCCGATGGCATGACCCCGATGGGCGCGGCGTTCAGGGAGCTCAATTCGAAGATGTCCAGAAGCGCTTTCCTTTCGGCTCCGCATCTGTCTTTCGCCCCGGTTGTTTTCATGCTTACCGATGGTTACCCCACAGATGACTACGCCTCCGGGCTCGAAGCTCTGAAAGGCAACAAATGGTTCAGAAGCAGCCTGAAGATCGCTTTGGGAATCGGAGAAGCTTTCGATTCGGAGGTTTTGGAATCTTTCACCGGCAATCCCGAGCTCGTCCTCAAAGCCACAAACGGGAAGCGTCTGGCTGAGGCGATAAGATTCGCCAGCGTCACCAGCTCTGCGGTCGGAAGCAGGAGCATCGGATTCGATCCCAGCGGGGAGATGAGCGAGGAATCCTGCAGGCTCAAGGAGCAGGCATTCATCGACATGAAGAACGATGCGCTGGGCGATGAAGACGAAGAGAGCGATTCGGGCTGGTGATACGGCGCCGTTCTCTGCTTCGGCAGGCTCTATGCCGGGAAAATCCCACTACGCATGCGGCCTCCCATGCCAGGACAGCTCAGGCTGCATCTCCGACGAATGGTTCTCCGCGGCTGCGGTATCGGACGGGCACGGCGGCAGCAGATATTTCCGCAGCAATGTCGGATCCCGCATAGCCGTCGATTGCGCTCTGGAAGCCGTCCGCGAAATCTAGAAACACGGTTCCGCGGAATTGTCCGGTACTGACTGCGATGCTGCCCTCGGAACGTTGGCGGAGTCGATCGTCTCATCATGGAAGGAGAAGGTCCTGGACTACGATGCCGGGCATCCCCTCTCTTACGCGGAAAGAATTTGGATGTCGAACTTGGGCATATCTGATCAGGATCCTCTCATCGCCTACGGGGCTACGCTTCTGGTCTGCTGCCTTTCCGACAGCTGCGCTTTCTGCATCCAGATCGGCGATGGATTAGCCGCCGCCATCGGTGACGAGGATTTTCTGCCGGTTGCGGACGACCCCAAATGCCGCATGAACATGACGACCTCCCTCTGCCAATCCGATCCGGTTCGCAGCTTCAGGTTTTGGTATGAGACCGAGCGCATCCCCATGGCCATAGTACTCGCGACCGACGGCGTCACAAATACTTTCGAGAGCCGCGAGAGTTTCCTCCGCTTCTGCCGTTCGGCCTCGTTCTTCCCGCTGGATTCCGGGGATCTCTGGCCCAGGCTCATGTGGAAAGCGAGCGCCAGATCCGATGCCAGCGGCAGAGATGACACATCCGTCGGCGTGGTCTGCAGGGATTGCCCGGAGCTCAGGGCCATGAAGGAATCTGCGGAAGCAAAATACAGGGAGATCGATTTCAGCACCGCCGTTCCTGCCAGGAGACGTAAAGACCTATACGATGCCGACGGAATGCTGTTCGAAATCTGCGGAGAAGGTGTCAGGCTGGTTTGCTGCGACAGCGGCGGCGAAGTTAAGATACCGGCCAGGATCCGCTGCGGAGACCGCGTCTTCCCGGTGGCGGAGATCGGAAGCAGAAGCTTCGCCAAAACCAAAGCAGAGAAAGTGCGCGTACCTTACACAGTGGAACGCATCAGTCCCAAAGCCTTCTTCAAATGCCGGTCTTTGAAGCGTGTCGAGTTCGAGGGTACGCCGCTCATCCACCCGAAAGCATTTTTCTGCTGCTTCAGTCTCCGTTATTTGCCCGAGAAAGCTCGCGGACCAGCTCGAAGACATAGTCCTTAGTCCTGACCAGAGACTCCACGCTCATGCGCTCATCAGGGGTGTGGGCGCCGATGATCGTAGGGCCCACCGAAACAGCGGCCAGCCCGGGGTATTTGCTCTTAATCGTGCTGGATTCCAATCCTCCGTGCGTCGCCACAATTCTGGGCTCTTTGCCGTAGACTCTGCGATAGACCGAGGATGCCGCCGATACGATCTCGGATCCTTCGGGTTCCAGCCATGGAGGGAACGCTTCGGAATGGGAGGTCTCTGCGCCGGCCTATCCGAATGCGCTTTCTATCTTCCCGATCAAAGAATCCAATGCCTCCGCATCCGAGCTCCTCGGCTTAGATATTACTGCCAAGGAATCTCCGCGCGAGGAAAGCATGGCAAGATTCGACGAAGTTTTTAGGCCGTGCGGATCGAATTCGAGAGGTCCGTTCGGGCATGACAGCAAGGAATCCAGAAAGCTTCTGGTTGCCTCCTTGGACCACGCAGAAGCGCATCCGTCGCTGACCCATAGGCTCATGCTGATGTCCGGATCGGCCTCCGCATATTCGGCTCTGATCTTTTCCGAATAGCTATGGAACAGATCCCTCGGATCGCTCTCGCAGAGGAACCGGAGCTCACAGCGCATCGGGATAATATTGGGAGCGGCCCCGGCAGAGGCGGAAACCAATCTCGCGCCCTCGATCTGTCTGGCGAAGTCTGCCGCGATAAGTATCGCATTGGCTCTGCCGGAATCTATCTCCATGGCGGAATGCCCCCCGAGAAGGCCGGATACCGAGACGCTGCAGATCTTCCCGCATCCGCGGCTTCTCTCCGGCGAAAAAACCGCCTCGATATCGGTGGACCCGGCGCTGCCTATCGTTATCTCATCGTCGTCCTCGCTGTCGATGTTGATCATGAACTTTCCTTTCAGCCAATCGGAAGGCAGTTGGGAGGCTCCGACCAGACCTATCTCCTCGTCGGCGGTGAACAGGCATTCCAACGGTATGCCTTCCAATGATGGATCTTCCAGAGCGCAAAGCATTATCGCGATTCCGGCGCCGTCGTCAGCTCCGAGCGTGGTGCCATCCGCGCTCACCCAGCCGTCCTTCTCGGAGATAGAAAGCGGCTGGGACGCGAAATCGAATTCGGATATGGAATTGGCGACCATATCCTGATGCCCCTGCAAAATTATCGGCATACCTGTGCCCGGGCGTTCTATCAGAATGTTTCCGGCCGAATCTTTCCTTGATCTGAGACCTCTCTCCGCGGCGAATCCTTCGAGATAGGCGCCGATAGATCCCATGTGTCCTGATGGGCGCGGGACCGCCGTCAATTCCCGGAACAATTCCATCACCCTGGTCTCTGAAGGATTCATTTTTCCTGAATGGCTTTATTTGGTTAAATTGTTTTATTGGATGCATTTCATACCCTTTATAACCACTATAAATACCCGTAAATCAATTTGTTTTCTGAGGTTAAAATGTACTCCAAAATATTGGTGGCCGTAGACGGCAGCGAGAACAACAAGCCTGCCGTCAGAAAGGCCATAAGGATCTCCAAAGATACCGGCGCGAAGCTGACCGCGGCATACGTTGAGGCTATAGGGTACAATTTGGCCCCGAATGTCGCTACCGTGCGCGACCCCCTGAAGAATGCCGACGAAGTGTTTTCTTTCATGAGGTCGGAAGCCGATGCGGCCGGAGTCGAAGTGGACTACAAAGTCATGGTCGGCCATCCGGGAGAGGCCCTCACCGATCTTGCGTCCGATTTCGATCTGGTCGTCTGCGGAACTTTGGGCCGCTCCGGGCTGAAGAAAGCCGTCATGGGAAGCGTCTCGGAGATGATTTCCAGATACGCCTCTTGCGACGTGCTGATCGTCCGCAAATGAAACCGCTTGGCGGCGTCTGCGCTTTTTCGCCGGGCGCCGCCTTCTGAAACCTGATCGAGGAAGCATTCCTGTATCGTCTGACATTGGCAGTATTTTTGTTCGAGAATAAGATATTTGAACGCCGATGAGATTCCGCTTTTCGTGGACGGCGCCGAGAAATTCCTTGATATGTTTCAGTCCGCAGGCATGGGCATTTTTTCGGATGTCCCATCCAGGATGCTGCCTTACATGGAGCACCGCGGATTCCATCCCGAGGAGATCGAGGCGATAAAGCGGATGTCGGAATCGGATGCCGTCTCGCTTTCGGCGATCATATCCTCTGACGATCCGGAGGAATCTTCGGAGGCGGCCGGCAGGCTCATGTCGAAGGCTGGGCCGGACGGTGCCGTATGGATGAAAGTGCTGAAGGATCTGCGGGCCGCCGCGGACAATTTCTCAGGAAGGAAAGGCACCGATCTGGAGCTCTGCGCGACAAGCACATCGAAAGCTGTCCCGGGCCCGAACGGAACCATGGAAAGCGGCGGGATGTATTTCATACCGCTGTCTGAATCCAAGGCCGAGCTCAGATCATGCATCGCGCAATTGGAGATGGCCGCTGTTTCTGACAGGATAGTATGCTCCGGCAGGACCTATGCGGTGGTCTCGATAGGGGAGAGCGCATTCGAGATGCAGAAGTCCCTCAGCTCGGTGAGTCTGCCCCGCTCCATCAAGAAGATTGGGGCGAAGGCCTTCGCAGGATGCTCTTCGCTTGAGACCGTGGAGATCCCCCGCAAAACGGAGGAGATCGGAGAGAGCGCGTTTGACGGATGCTCTTCCATGACATCGTTCACCGTGAGCCCGAATAACGCCTCTTTCGCCGCCGACCGCCAGGGGATACTCTACTCGAAGGATTTCCGGCTGCTGATCAGAGCCCCCTGCGGAATGAAGGGGAACGCTTTGATTCCCGGGGAAACAGCTGAGATAGGGTCGGGGGCATTCAGCGGATGCAAAGGCCTCGCATCCGTGGACATGGATGATTCCGTCGTTTCAATCGGGAGCTGGGCCTTCTTCGGATGCGAATCCATGGTGTCCATCGAACTCTCCCAGGAAATAACGGAGATAGGCGTAGGGGCCTTCTACGGCTGCGCTTCGCTGACATCCGCCTCCATACCTGACGGGGTCAGATCGCTGGAGAGCAGGACGTTCTCCGGCTGCGCTTCGCTGTCCGGCGTGACGCTGCCATATTCGCTGAAACGCATCGAGAAATGGGCGTTCGAAGGCTGCCACAGCCTCAGCGAGGTGCGCATTCCTCCGCAGGTGCAGACCATCGATTCGGAAGCCTTTGCGATGTGCCCTTCCATAGCCGGTTTCGATGTGGATTACCGCAACAAATTCTTTTCGTCGGATTCCAAGGGAATCCTTTATGAGAACAGGAGCAAGGCCCTTCGCAAGGTCCCGCGCGCTGTATCCGGCGCCGTCGCCATCAAAGAAGGCGTTGAATACATCTCGGACAAAGCTTTCGAAGGCTGCGAGGGGCTGTCGTCGGTGGAGTTCCCGAAGAGCCTGAAAGCGATAGGCAAGAAGGCGTTCAAAGGGTGCACGTCTTTGAGGTCCGTATCCATACCTGAGCAGGTCGAAGAGATAACGGACGACACGTTCCTCGGCTGCTCATCTTTGGAGGAGGTGGTATTGCCGCCGTCCATATCGAAGATAAGATGCGGGGCATTCGCCGGATGCCATAGCTTGGGCAGGATAATCATACCCGGCAATGCCGTATCGATAGGGTACGGAGCGTTCGACGAGGGCGTGACCATCGTCAGAGGCGGTTATCCGAGCAGCCGAGAACGGATGCCGATGGCAGAGAAGCTCTCGCTTGCGTTCGGCTTAGTATATAAATAAAAAAAGCCATAGTTCTCTGCGAAGCCGACGGCGCGGACCAGGGCACTTTTCGTGGATGCTATCAGCTGCGATCTTCGGCTGAGGTCGGATAGAAGATGGCATCAGGCCAGACGAGAACATCGATTTGCGTCAATAGAGGGACAGGATTGCGCGTGCGCCCGGAGGCTATCTGGGACATCGAGGGCAACGATCTGACGGTCCCCGCAGAAGGGGCCGACATCTCACGCATAGATCGCCTGAGGATATTCCCCGGCGAGCTGAGCGTGCTGGAC
Encoded here:
- a CDS encoding VWA domain-containing protein, translated to MMGEELFDPLDAEPIARKRLVLFYLVDVSGSMRGEKIGIVNQVMEEVIPELRNIGGADSDIHLAVITFGEGCQWMYSEPVSVETFRWERLSADGMTPMGAAFRELNSKMSRSAFLSAPHLSFAPVVFMLTDGYPTDDYASGLEALKGNKWFRSSLKIALGIGEAFDSEVLESFTGNPELVLKATNGKRLAEAIRFASVTSSAVGSRSIGFDPSGEMSEESCRLKEQAFIDMKNDALGDEDEESDSGW
- a CDS encoding protein phosphatase 2C domain-containing protein, encoding MPGKSHYACGLPCQDSSGCISDEWFSAAAVSDGHGGSRYFRSNVGSRIAVDCALEAVREI
- a CDS encoding protein phosphatase 2C domain-containing protein, which encodes MSGTDCDAALGTLAESIVSSWKEKVLDYDAGHPLSYAERIWMSNLGISDQDPLIAYGATLLVCCLSDSCAFCIQIGDGLAAAIGDEDFLPVADDPKCRMNMTTSLCQSDPVRSFRFWYETERIPMAIVLATDGVTNTFESRESFLRFCRSASFFPLDSGDLWPRLMWKASARSDASGRDDTSVGVVCRDCPELRAMKESAEAKYREIDFSTAVPARRRKDLYDADGMLFEICGEGVRLVCCDSGGEVKIPARIRCGDRVFPVAEIGSRSFAKTKAEKVRVPYTVERISPKAFFKCRSLKRVEFEGTPLIHPKAFFCCFSLRYLPEKARGPARRHSP
- a CDS encoding M20/M25/M40 family metallo-hydrolase, coding for MEPEGSEIVSAASSVYRRVYGKEPRIVATHGGLESSTIKSKYPGLAAVSVGPTIIGAHTPDERMSVESLVRTKDYVFELVRELSRANNGD
- a CDS encoding M20/M25/M40 family metallo-hydrolase, giving the protein MNPSETRVMELFRELTAVPRPSGHMGSIGAYLEGFAAERGLRSRKDSAGNILIERPGTGMPIILQGHQDMVANSISEFDFASQPLSISEKDGWVSADGTTLGADDGAGIAIMLCALEDPSLEGIPLECLFTADEEIGLVGASQLPSDWLKGKFMINIDSEDDDEITIGSAGSTDIEAVFSPERSRGCGKICSVSVSGLLGGHSAMEIDSGRANAILIAADFARQIEGARLVSASAGAAPNIIPMRCELRFLCESDPRDLFHSYSEKIRAEYAEADPDISMSLWVSDGCASAWSKEATRSFLDSLLSCPNGPLEFDPHGLKTSSNLAMLSSRGDSLAVISKPRSSDAEALDSLIGKIESAFG
- a CDS encoding universal stress protein: MYSKILVAVDGSENNKPAVRKAIRISKDTGAKLTAAYVEAIGYNLAPNVATVRDPLKNADEVFSFMRSEADAAGVEVDYKVMVGHPGEALTDLASDFDLVVCGTLGRSGLKKAVMGSVSEMISRYASCDVLIVRK
- a CDS encoding leucine-rich repeat domain-containing protein produces the protein MNADEIPLFVDGAEKFLDMFQSAGMGIFSDVPSRMLPYMEHRGFHPEEIEAIKRMSESDAVSLSAIISSDDPEESSEAAGRLMSKAGPDGAVWMKVLKDLRAAADNFSGRKGTDLELCATSTSKAVPGPNGTMESGGMYFIPLSESKAELRSCIAQLEMAAVSDRIVCSGRTYAVVSIGESAFEMQKSLSSVSLPRSIKKIGAKAFAGCSSLETVEIPRKTEEIGESAFDGCSSMTSFTVSPNNASFAADRQGILYSKDFRLLIRAPCGMKGNALIPGETAEIGSGAFSGCKGLASVDMDDSVVSIGSWAFFGCESMVSIELSQEITEIGVGAFYGCASLTSASIPDGVRSLESRTFSGCASLSGVTLPYSLKRIEKWAFEGCHSLSEVRIPPQVQTIDSEAFAMCPSIAGFDVDYRNKFFSSDSKGILYENRSKALRKVPRAVSGAVAIKEGVEYISDKAFEGCEGLSSVEFPKSLKAIGKKAFKGCTSLRSVSIPEQVEEITDDTFLGCSSLEEVVLPPSISKIRCGAFAGCHSLGRIIIPGNAVSIGYGAFDEGVTIVRGGYPSSRERMPMAEKLSLAFGLVYK